A section of the Anabaena cylindrica PCC 7122 genome encodes:
- a CDS encoding filamentous hemagglutinin N-terminal domain-containing protein: protein MRVRPFLLMVTTGLLTPEIMLTAIFLWSCGALAKPTVGIAQVTSDGTTNTIVNPSGNNFNILNGMEKGNNLFHSFSNFSVPTGGSATFDLTNTPNIKNIFSRVTGGNISYIDGLIQTLNGNNPASLFLINPNGIIFGENAQLNIGGSFVGTTANSIRFSDGIQFGATDSTIPPLLTMSVPIGLQFGQSLASITNRANLSTNQGLTLAAHAILSRGAIAAPNGAVQIQATTGDAQLQAIASRSVDITAQGHVTVGAINTNSSTDSGGLVNIQAGRAITVNDTINTGSTAAIGNAGNVSLSSGGDLTIQSINASVGERSGSTKTDGNGGDISLQSGNHLLVQDGATIETRNSRNQGVGNSGAVNIVTRSLSQYGTVFTDTRGQGNAGKITVQAADLILIQGKEGGTRSGFSAVVDRGAMGNANNIQIKARSLTMKDVSLLSTNTFGMGNAGHIDIQIDDLISLYGRVNIFSNVESGAIGNSAGISLKAGSLTAEFIDFTKVPNLFSSVLGEGNGGNITLNVRDSISLGGARIRALVDGNGKGVGGDIDIRVGGALYANNNTLINTRASTFGKAGNINIQADSITLDGVLPAEGFPTTINTSTRSANAGGQITLTSRTFSLLNGARLDTNTLNSGNAGDVNIQAREFVLLDGVEQTDPAFFISGKRNISEGRIPSFIRSEVQGVNATGNGGNIKIQTPVLIVSNGAYISSSSTGQGNAGNVEITSDAVTFAGVGRSPLLNSDPNPNFPSGAFSLATANGNGGNITIKSSDSVSINSGAQLSVSSSGTGSAGNLGIQSNQLQLKQSSLQAEAVAGSQGNIFIDSDLLLMLQGSQITANAKEDANGGNITIDAPLILGWKNSDIVASAFKGKGGNIQIKTEGIFGLKFRSQITEESDITASSQFGVNGTVDINNFGIDPNSGLVKLPENVTDSSQQIATGCADTSGSSFVATGRGGIPQNPTQDTRNDVYNWLRLGSWTDIRDISAYSGNSTSAQITQPPRTLISATSWHRNTIGKIELIADQSPIQVQQPLTCNAVPKS, encoded by the coding sequence ATGAGAGTTAGACCCTTTCTATTGATGGTAACAACTGGGTTATTAACTCCAGAAATCATGCTTACAGCAATATTTCTATGGAGTTGCGGTGCGTTGGCGAAGCCGACCGTAGGTATCGCTCAAGTCACATCTGATGGTACTACTAACACCATTGTTAACCCCAGTGGTAATAATTTTAATATTCTTAATGGTATGGAAAAAGGTAATAACTTATTTCATAGTTTCAGCAACTTCTCAGTGCCAACAGGTGGTTCAGCAACCTTTGATTTAACCAATACGCCAAATATTAAAAATATATTTAGTCGAGTTACAGGTGGAAATATTTCCTATATTGATGGGTTAATTCAGACTCTTAACGGTAATAATCCAGCCAGTTTATTTTTGATTAATCCTAATGGAATTATATTTGGAGAAAACGCTCAGTTGAATATTGGCGGTTCGTTTGTTGGTACGACTGCTAATAGTATTCGCTTTAGTGATGGTATTCAGTTTGGGGCAACCGATTCTACAATTCCACCGCTACTGACAATGAGTGTCCCCATTGGCTTACAATTCGGACAAAGTTTAGCCAGCATTACGAACCGTGCTAATCTTTCGACGAATCAGGGTTTGACTTTAGCTGCTCATGCAATCCTGAGTAGGGGTGCGATCGCTGCTCCCAATGGTGCAGTGCAGATTCAAGCTACCACTGGCGATGCCCAGTTACAAGCGATCGCATCTCGCAGTGTGGATATCACCGCCCAAGGCCATGTTACCGTTGGCGCAATCAACACGAATAGCTCAACCGATAGCGGTGGACTGGTTAATATTCAAGCTGGTCGAGCAATAACCGTAAATGACACCATTAATACAGGTTCTACTGCCGCCATCGGCAACGCTGGGAATGTCTCCCTATCCTCTGGTGGCGACCTCACCATTCAATCTATCAATGCTTCTGTCGGAGAGAGGTCTGGTAGCACCAAAACCGACGGCAACGGTGGGGACATTAGTTTGCAAAGTGGCAATCATCTCCTCGTCCAAGACGGCGCAACTATTGAGACTCGAAATAGCCGGAATCAGGGTGTTGGCAATAGTGGTGCTGTTAACATCGTGACGCGATCGCTGAGTCAATACGGCACAGTTTTCACAGATACCAGAGGCCAAGGTAACGCGGGAAAAATTACGGTGCAAGCTGCCGATCTGATTTTGATTCAAGGCAAAGAAGGAGGAACTCGTTCAGGATTTTCAGCAGTGGTGGATCGGGGCGCGATGGGTAACGCTAACAACATTCAAATCAAGGCTAGGTCGTTGACAATGAAAGACGTTAGCCTGTTATCAACTAACACCTTTGGGATGGGTAATGCCGGTCATATTGACATTCAGATAGACGATTTGATTTCCTTGTATGGACGTGTCAATATCTTCTCTAATGTGGAAAGTGGTGCGATCGGCAATAGTGCCGGAATTAGTTTAAAAGCAGGCTCTTTGACCGCAGAATTTATTGACTTCACTAAAGTCCCCAACCTTTTCTCATCTGTATTGGGCGAAGGTAACGGTGGCAACATCACCCTCAATGTACGTGACTCGATTTCTCTGGGTGGTGCTAGAATTCGCGCCCTTGTAGATGGAAACGGCAAAGGAGTGGGTGGCGATATTGATATTCGGGTAGGGGGTGCGCTCTATGCCAACAACAATACCCTAATCAACACCCGCGCCAGCACTTTTGGTAAAGCGGGAAATATCAATATTCAAGCCGACTCGATCACCTTAGACGGCGTACTCCCTGCCGAAGGATTTCCCACAACCATCAACACTTCAACCCGCAGCGCCAATGCCGGCGGTCAGATCACCCTCACGAGTCGAACATTTTCGCTCTTGAATGGTGCGCGTCTAGACACCAATACTTTAAATTCTGGAAATGCCGGCGATGTGAATATTCAAGCCAGGGAATTTGTGTTATTAGATGGGGTAGAACAGACCGATCCCGCCTTCTTTATCTCTGGAAAACGCAATATTTCAGAGGGTCGTATACCCAGTTTTATTCGGAGCGAAGTTCAGGGAGTTAACGCCACTGGCAATGGTGGCAATATCAAAATTCAAACGCCTGTGTTAATTGTTAGCAATGGCGCTTACATTAGTTCTAGTTCCACTGGCCAAGGTAATGCTGGCAATGTTGAGATTACCTCTGATGCTGTGACATTTGCGGGGGTTGGGCGATCGCCTCTCCTCAACAGTGATCCAAACCCAAATTTTCCTAGTGGTGCGTTTAGCTTGGCGACAGCAAACGGTAATGGCGGGAATATCACCATTAAGTCCAGTGATTCCGTTTCAATTAACAGCGGCGCTCAATTGTCCGTAAGTAGTAGTGGAACAGGGAGTGCGGGAAATTTAGGTATTCAGAGCAACCAGTTACAACTCAAGCAGAGCAGTTTGCAAGCAGAAGCAGTTGCAGGCAGCCAAGGCAATATTTTCATAGACTCCGACCTGCTTTTGATGCTTCAAGGCAGCCAAATTACAGCCAACGCTAAGGAAGATGCGAATGGAGGTAACATCACAATTGATGCTCCGCTCATTCTGGGCTGGAAAAATAGCGATATCGTGGCGAGTGCATTCAAAGGTAAAGGCGGTAATATTCAAATCAAAACTGAGGGCATCTTTGGACTTAAGTTTCGTTCCCAAATCACAGAAGAAAGTGATATTACTGCCAGTTCCCAATTTGGGGTTAACGGTACAGTCGATATTAATAACTTTGGCATTGACCCCAATTCCGGTTTAGTGAAATTACCTGAAAATGTTACAGACTCATCCCAACAAATAGCTACAGGATGTGCAGACACAAGTGGTAGTAGTTTTGTCGCTACAGGAAGAGGGGGAATACCCCAAAATCCCACTCAGGACACGAGGAACGATGTCTACAACTGGCTACGCCTAGGCTCTTGGACTGATATCCGTGACATCTCTGCATATAGTGGAAATAGTACATCAGCCCAAATAACCCAACCTCCAAGAACTTTGATTTCAGCTACTTCTTGGCATCGTAACACGATCGGCAAAATTGAGTTAATTGCCGATCAATCTCCCATTCAGGTGCAACAACCATTAACCTGTAATGCTGTTCCTAAAAGTTAA
- a CDS encoding filamentous hemagglutinin N-terminal domain-containing protein — translation MRVRPFPLMLTTGLLTPEIMLTAIFLWSCGALAKPTVGIAQVTSDGTTNTIVNPSGNNFNILNGIEKGNNLFHSFSNFSVPTGGSATFDLTNTPNITTIFSRVTGGNISHIDGLIQTLNGNNPASLFLMNPNGIVFGQNASLNIGGSFVGTTANSIKFSDGVDFSAENASGSPLLTMSIPVGLQMGSNPAAINVNNTGHRLTFLIHPLISSPDRSNNPLGLSVNSDNTLALVGGEIALDGGVLNAPSGHIELGSASNGTVNLNTSVPIWSFDYGNLQQFGNIQLSHQSLTDASGTPAGSIHFQGRNISLNDASAALLVNQGSSNSGDISMNASESLALWGFGTNGFPQSMLRADNFGDGEGGNILVSASQIFLKDGGALHGINFGQGAGSNISVEIGDLLHIVGLSPISGFASSLNTITRGSGKSGDIRVVTNKLQILDGAVIGNSPWGNGAGGNTTINASDFIEVIGENPQNLAASVIVAGTFSQANAGQLTINTPKLRLRDGGGIVASTVNSGNGGDLFINVSDSIEVSGVGSISGLPSRIGARGELLAPPIRQLFGLPDVITGNTGKLILNTSHLQITDGAIVGVDHQGVGDAGKLEINAGSIRLDNGGSLTAATAEGEGGNVFVQANDLIMRHGSSLVTNAGGIGNGGNITINSPIILGLENSDIVANAVQGNGGNINITTQGIFGLKYRNELTSENDITASSQFGVNGTVDINNFGVDPSSGLVELPENVTDSSQQIATGCSHDAGSSFVATGRGGIPQNPTQQARNDVYNWLRLGSWTDIRDISAYRGNIASAQIPPSPKTLISATSWHRNPEGKIELIADKSPIQVQQSFTCAAVSKS, via the coding sequence ATGAGAGTTAGACCCTTTCCATTGATGTTAACAACTGGGTTATTAACTCCAGAAATCATGCTTACAGCAATATTTCTATGGAGTTGCGGTGCGTTGGCGAAGCCGACCGTAGGTATCGCTCAAGTCACATCTGATGGTACTACTAACACCATTGTTAACCCCAGTGGTAATAATTTTAATATTCTTAATGGCATTGAAAAAGGTAATAATTTATTTCACAGCTTCAGCAACTTCTCAGTACCTACAGGTGGTTCAGCAACCTTTGATTTAACCAATACGCCCAACATTACAACTATATTTAGTCGGGTAACAGGTGGGAATATTTCTCATATTGATGGGTTAATTCAGACTCTTAACGGTAATAACCCAGCCAGTTTATTTTTGATGAATCCCAACGGAATTGTGTTTGGTCAAAATGCCTCGTTGAATATTGGCGGGTCATTTGTGGGGACAACAGCAAATAGTATTAAGTTTAGCGATGGTGTAGATTTTAGTGCTGAGAATGCTTCAGGTAGCCCCTTACTGACTATGAGTATACCTGTGGGTTTGCAAATGGGAAGTAATCCCGCTGCAATTAACGTCAATAACACTGGACATCGTTTGACATTCCTGATTCACCCTTTGATATCTTCTCCAGATCGCAGCAATAATCCGCTGGGGTTAAGCGTTAACTCTGACAATACCCTGGCATTAGTAGGGGGAGAAATCGCTTTAGATGGTGGCGTGTTAAATGCACCTTCTGGACATATTGAACTTGGTAGCGCCAGTAATGGCACAGTTAATCTCAACACCTCCGTTCCTATTTGGAGTTTTGATTATGGTAATCTCCAACAATTTGGTAATATTCAGCTTTCCCATCAATCCCTTACTGATGCCAGTGGTACTCCTGCGGGTTCTATTCACTTCCAAGGTCGAAATATTAGCTTGAATGATGCTTCTGCGGCCTTATTAGTTAATCAAGGAAGTAGCAATTCTGGCGATATCAGCATGAATGCGAGTGAGTCGTTAGCACTGTGGGGATTTGGTACCAATGGATTTCCGCAAAGTATGTTGCGTGCTGATAACTTCGGCGATGGTGAAGGGGGTAATATCCTAGTTTCTGCTTCACAAATATTTCTCAAAGATGGGGGCGCACTTCATGGCATCAATTTTGGTCAAGGTGCAGGAAGTAATATCTCTGTCGAAATTGGAGATTTGCTTCACATTGTGGGACTATCACCGATTAGCGGATTTGCCAGTTCACTGAACACAATTACCAGAGGTTCTGGAAAAAGTGGTGATATTCGAGTAGTTACTAACAAATTACAGATTTTAGATGGTGCTGTAATTGGCAATTCTCCCTGGGGAAATGGCGCAGGAGGCAATACCACGATTAATGCTTCTGACTTCATCGAAGTGATCGGAGAAAATCCACAAAACCTGGCCGCAAGCGTAATAGTAGCAGGCACCTTTAGCCAAGCAAACGCGGGTCAATTAACTATTAACACCCCTAAACTAAGATTGAGAGATGGAGGAGGTATAGTTGCCTCTACCGTAAATAGTGGCAATGGCGGAGATTTGTTCATCAATGTTTCAGACAGTATTGAAGTCAGTGGAGTCGGTAGTATTTCTGGTCTTCCTAGCCGAATAGGTGCTAGAGGAGAATTGCTGGCACCACCCATTCGGCAACTATTTGGATTACCAGATGTGATCACAGGTAATACAGGTAAACTCATCCTCAATACCTCGCACTTGCAGATTACAGATGGGGCAATTGTCGGGGTTGACCATCAAGGTGTTGGTGATGCCGGAAAACTTGAAATTAATGCGGGTTCAATCCGACTTGACAATGGTGGTAGTCTTACCGCCGCTACGGCTGAGGGTGAAGGTGGTAACGTTTTTGTCCAAGCAAACGACTTGATCATGCGTCATGGTAGTTCACTTGTTACTAATGCAGGTGGTATTGGTAATGGAGGCAACATCACCATCAACTCCCCCATCATTCTGGGATTAGAAAATAGTGATATCGTCGCCAATGCAGTCCAAGGTAATGGCGGTAATATTAACATCACAACCCAAGGCATATTCGGGTTAAAATACCGCAACGAACTCACTTCGGAAAACGATATTACAGCGAGTTCTCAATTTGGTGTTAATGGTACAGTAGATATTAATAATTTTGGCGTTGACCCCAGTTCTGGGTTAGTGGAATTACCAGAGAATGTGACAGACTCTTCGCAACAAATAGCTACAGGTTGTTCTCATGATGCTGGCAGCAGTTTTGTCGCCACAGGACGGGGTGGAATACCGCAAAATCCCACTCAACAGGCGAGGAACGATGTCTACAACTGGCTACGCCTAGGCTCTTGGACTGATATCCGTGACATCTCTGCATATCGTGGAAATATTGCATCAGCCCAAATACCACCATCTCCAAAAACTTTGATTTCAGCTACTTCTTGGCATCGTAATCCTGAAGGTAAAATAGAGTTAATTGCCGATAAATCTCCCATCCAGGTGCAACAATCATTCACCTGTGCTGCCGTTTCTAAAAGTTAG
- a CDS encoding filamentous hemagglutinin N-terminal domain-containing protein, translating to MRVRPFLLMLTTGLLTPEIMLTSIFLWSCGALAKPTVGIAQVTSDGTTNTIVNPNGNNFNILNGIEKGNNLFHSFSNFSVPTGGSATFDLTNTPNITTIFSRVTGGNISHIDGLIQTLNGNNPASLFLMNPNGIVFGQNASLNIGGSFVGTTANSIKFADGIEFSAVTANTTPLLTMSVPIGLQFGGHPGTISVEGTGHNHKLNGTSPVSGLTSSNGLNLSSEKTLALVGGDLFLNSSFLSAPGGRIELGSITQGNVNINLTSQALTLSYPHDNYSFGNIQMSQRAVASVRGTTPGSIQIQGKQINLLDGSLVVVQNLGSQTAGDITINATESLQVIGMSSDFQSSSGIVNETLQAGAAGNIAITTPKLTIDQGAIVINRTYNSARSGNIVVKANEVSVGGIDPANPSLFPIFGVLMAATYGSGHGGDLWLSTDRLTIFGGGNVGTRSFATGNGGNVNINADTVQVSSLNTLPGSLLISLLSANTFSSGDAGNLQIDTRTLSIQDGGLVSVSTINIGNAGNLTINATNSIDVGGMKDPQNPSYIGAVARLFTIGNRDNRDSTAKAGSVTINTPKLTIHDGGRVFVQNEVLGDAGILKINANTLHLDKNASLLASTKVGEGGNIELHMQDILLMRHGSFINAEAGGSGNGGNIKINAPNIVGLENSDIIANAVNGKGGNIDISTQGIFGLQFRDQLTFESDITASSQFGINGTVDINNFGVDPSSGLVELPENVTDSSQQIATGCSNNTGSSFVATGRGGVPQNPSQEVRSDVYNWLRLGSWSDIRDISAYRGNSASAQIPPSPKTLISATSWHRNPEGKIELVADQSPIQVQQLLTCAAVPKS from the coding sequence ATGAGAGTTAGACCCTTTCTATTGATGTTAACAACTGGGTTATTAACTCCAGAAATCATGCTTACATCAATATTTCTATGGAGTTGCGGTGCATTGGCGAAGCCGACCGTAGGTATCGCTCAAGTCACATCTGATGGTACTACTAACACCATTGTTAACCCCAATGGCAATAATTTTAATATCCTTAATGGCATTGAAAAAGGTAATAATTTATTTCACAGCTTCAGCAACTTCTCAGTACCTACAGGTGGTTCAGCAACATTTGATTTAACCAATACGCCCAACATTACAACTATATTTAGTCGGGTAACAGGTGGCAATATTTCTCATATTGATGGGTTAATTCAGACTCTTAACGGTAATAACCCAGCCAGTTTATTTTTGATGAATCCCAATGGAATTGTGTTTGGGCAAAACGCCAGTTTGAATATTGGCGGTTCTTTTGTAGGGACAACAGCGAATAGCATTAAATTTGCAGATGGAATAGAGTTTAGTGCTGTGACTGCAAATACAACTCCTTTGCTGACTATGAGCGTACCAATTGGGCTACAGTTTGGTGGTCATCCGGGAACAATATCCGTTGAGGGAACAGGTCATAATCACAAATTGAATGGCACAAGTCCTGTTTCTGGATTAACCAGTTCCAATGGGTTAAACCTGTCATCAGAAAAAACACTAGCTCTGGTGGGGGGTGATCTTTTCCTCAACAGTAGCTTTCTGTCTGCACCAGGAGGACGAATAGAACTAGGAAGCATCACTCAAGGCAATGTAAATATCAATCTAACTTCTCAAGCTTTAACACTTAGCTATCCTCACGACAACTATAGCTTTGGTAATATTCAGATGAGCCAACGTGCTGTAGCATCTGTTCGAGGAACGACTCCGGGGTCGATACAAATTCAGGGAAAACAGATCAATCTGCTGGATGGTTCTTTGGTAGTAGTACAAAATTTAGGTAGCCAGACTGCGGGTGACATTACCATCAATGCCACAGAATCGTTACAAGTGATTGGTATGTCTTCAGACTTTCAAAGTTCCAGCGGTATAGTCAATGAAACTCTACAAGCGGGGGCAGCAGGAAATATTGCCATTACGACCCCAAAACTAACCATTGATCAAGGTGCGATCGTTATTAACCGTACCTATAATTCGGCACGTAGTGGTAATATCGTAGTCAAAGCAAATGAAGTGTCAGTAGGTGGAATTGACCCGGCTAATCCTTCACTTTTCCCGATCTTTGGCGTGTTAATGGCTGCAACTTATGGAAGTGGCCACGGTGGAGATTTATGGCTCTCTACTGATCGCCTGACAATTTTTGGTGGTGGCAATGTTGGTACTAGAAGCTTTGCCACTGGCAATGGTGGTAATGTGAATATCAATGCCGATACTGTTCAGGTATCAAGTTTAAATACCCTTCCAGGATCTCTATTGATTAGTCTGCTATCAGCTAATACTTTTAGTTCGGGGGATGCAGGCAATCTTCAAATTGATACCCGCACACTGTCGATTCAAGATGGGGGCTTAGTTTCAGTTTCTACTATAAATATTGGGAATGCAGGCAATCTTACTATCAATGCCACTAACTCAATCGACGTAGGCGGAATGAAAGACCCACAAAATCCCAGTTACATTGGAGCGGTTGCCCGTTTATTCACTATCGGAAATCGTGATAATAGAGACTCTACTGCGAAAGCCGGTAGCGTCACAATTAATACTCCTAAATTAACCATTCATGATGGGGGAAGAGTTTTTGTTCAAAACGAAGTTCTAGGTGATGCAGGTATTTTAAAAATTAATGCGAATACCTTACATCTTGACAAAAATGCTAGTCTTTTAGCATCCACAAAAGTCGGTGAAGGCGGCAACATAGAACTCCATATGCAGGATATATTACTAATGCGTCATGGCAGTTTCATTAATGCAGAAGCTGGTGGTAGTGGCAATGGTGGCAATATTAAAATTAATGCCCCGAACATTGTCGGTTTAGAAAACAGTGATATTATTGCTAATGCCGTCAATGGCAAAGGTGGAAATATTGATATTTCCACTCAAGGGATTTTCGGCTTGCAATTCCGTGACCAACTTACCTTTGAAAGTGATATTACTGCCAGTTCCCAATTTGGGATTAACGGTACAGTTGATATTAATAATTTTGGCGTTGACCCCAGTTCTGGTTTAGTGGAATTACCTGAAAATGTTACAGATTCATCTCAGCAAATAGCTACAGGTTGTTCTAATAATACTGGCAGCAGTTTTGTCGCTACAGGACGGGGGGGAGTACCCCAAAATCCTTCTCAAGAGGTGAGGAGCGATGTTTACAACTGGCTACGCCTAGGCTCTTGGTCGGATATCCGTGACATCTCTGCATATCGTGGAAATAGTGCATCAGCCCAAATACCACCATCTCCAAAAACTTTGATTTCAGCTACTTCTTGGCATCGTAATCCTGAAGGTAAAATTGAGTTAGTTGCGGATCAATCTCCCATTCAGGTGCAACAATTATTAACCTGTGCTGCTGTTCCTAAAAGTTAA
- a CDS encoding filamentous hemagglutinin N-terminal domain-containing protein produces MRVRPFLLMLTTGLFTPGMMLTAILLWSRGALAQVTSDGTTNTIVNANGNNFNILNGIEKGNNLFHSFGNFSVPTGGSATFDLTNTPNITTIFSRVTGGNISHIDGLIQTLNGNNPASLFLMNPNGIVFGQNASLNIGGSFVGTTANSIKFADGTEFSAVNGHNSPLLTMSVPIGLQLGNSTSQIQVQGQGNDSIVPTTNLGIVASPGKTIALVGGDVTFTGGVITALAGRIEVGAVGSGTVNLTPTPAGWQLGYAQIENFRDIKFTQSSSLWNPDPVGNPFGGIQVVGRDITLDQSQFAAATVGTGQGGNITVNAERSLFLGGVNPSAQAPSAWIVNQVTPGATGNGGAVKIQAGNLTLQDGAGIETLSLGAGAAGNVEVVADTIAANGVVALQSPFFFSTNINSRIASQVYGAGNGGDIALVARKLTLEAGASVRTTVSPGATGRGGNISVDGADEIYALGLNSIGFQPSGINALTFGIGNSGNIRVSSGKINLIDGGTISTITSRLAGIPGTGIGNAGDITLVVGESSNLVGVSPISPSQNSFIGSLSTGSGNTGNMLITTPILSIQDGATLGVITVPVIGALGDPNQVSNLGSNGSVTLNVSDRLIISGINPISGGSSTLNSVNYSSAKPGDVTITTNQLLVLNGGIISNSTVGTGDAGTLTIQANDILIDGENNFAVIIANASLLDAINRSLFKLPDSPTGNTGVININTQQLTLRNRGFISVTHQGIGNAGELNIQTDRLFLNAGSINATTASGKGGNINLASTNTFLSRNGSQINVEAGSNGDGGNININAPVIVGLENSDIIANALNGDGGNINITTQSIFGLKFRPQLTSENDITASSQFGVNGTVQINNFGVNPSSGLVELPENITDSSQQIATGCADTSGSSFVATGRGGIPQNPNQQVRSDVYDGLLLRTWSDIRDISAYIGNSTSAQIPPSTKSLISATSWHRNTIGKIELIADQSPIQVQQPLTCNAVPKS; encoded by the coding sequence ATGAGAGTTAGACCCTTTCTATTGATGTTAACAACGGGGTTATTCACTCCAGGGATGATGCTCACAGCGATACTTCTTTGGAGTCGCGGTGCGTTGGCTCAAGTCACATCTGATGGTACTACTAACACCATTGTTAACGCCAATGGCAATAATTTTAATATCCTTAATGGCATTGAAAAAGGTAATAATTTATTTCATAGTTTCGGCAACTTCTCAGTACCTACAGGTGGTTCAGCAACCTTTGATTTAACCAATACGCCAAATATTACAACCATATTTAGTCGGGTAACAGGTGGCAATATTTCTCATATTGATGGGTTAATTCAGACTCTTAACGGTAATAACCCAGCCAGTTTATTTTTGATGAATCCCAATGGAATCGTATTTGGTCAAAATGCCAGTTTGAATATTGGCGGTTCGTTTGTAGGGACGACAGCGAATAGTATTAAATTTGCTGATGGAACAGAATTTAGTGCAGTGAATGGACATAATTCACCATTGTTAACAATGAGCGTACCCATTGGTTTGCAATTGGGTAATTCTACCAGTCAGATTCAGGTGCAGGGTCAGGGCAATGATAGCATTGTGCCTACAACTAACTTAGGAATAGTAGCTTCTCCAGGAAAAACCATCGCCTTAGTTGGAGGAGATGTCACGTTTACAGGTGGTGTGATTACTGCCCTGGCAGGTCGAATTGAAGTGGGTGCAGTGGGTAGTGGAACTGTAAATTTGACTCCCACACCCGCAGGATGGCAATTAGGTTATGCACAAATTGAAAATTTTCGAGATATAAAATTTACGCAGAGTTCTTCTTTGTGGAATCCCGATCCTGTAGGTAATCCTTTTGGGGGTATTCAGGTTGTAGGGAGAGATATCACCTTGGATCAATCCCAATTTGCCGCCGCCACAGTAGGAACTGGGCAGGGTGGTAATATTACAGTGAATGCAGAGCGATCGCTCTTTTTGGGTGGTGTCAATCCTTCTGCTCAAGCTCCCAGCGCCTGGATTGTCAATCAGGTGACTCCAGGTGCAACTGGCAACGGGGGAGCAGTAAAAATTCAAGCTGGTAATTTGACTTTACAAGATGGTGCAGGCATTGAAACCCTCAGTTTAGGTGCAGGAGCCGCAGGTAATGTGGAAGTGGTAGCAGATACCATTGCTGCTAATGGTGTCGTTGCTCTGCAATCTCCTTTCTTCTTTTCTACTAATATTAATAGTCGTATCGCCAGTCAAGTTTATGGAGCGGGAAATGGGGGAGATATTGCCCTGGTAGCTCGAAAACTCACACTGGAAGCTGGTGCTTCAGTCAGAACAACCGTATCTCCTGGAGCAACTGGACGGGGTGGAAATATTTCGGTTGATGGAGCAGATGAGATTTATGCCTTGGGATTGAATTCCATTGGGTTTCAGCCCAGTGGTATTAACGCTCTCACATTTGGGATTGGTAATAGTGGAAATATCAGGGTTTCTTCAGGTAAAATAAATCTCATTGATGGGGGAACAATTAGCACAATTACTTCTCGCTTGGCAGGTATCCCTGGTACGGGAATTGGCAACGCTGGAGATATTACGTTAGTTGTGGGGGAATCTAGCAATTTAGTCGGAGTATCACCCATTTCTCCCTCTCAAAACAGCTTTATTGGCAGTCTCAGCACTGGCTCTGGTAATACTGGCAATATGTTAATAACAACACCAATACTATCTATCCAAGATGGTGCTACCTTGGGAGTGATTACTGTACCAGTGATTGGTGCACTTGGAGACCCCAACCAGGTCAGTAATCTGGGAAGCAATGGCTCTGTTACTTTAAATGTCAGCGATCGCTTAATCATTAGCGGTATCAATCCTATAAGTGGCGGCAGTAGTACTTTAAATAGCGTCAACTATAGCAGTGCCAAACCTGGAGATGTCACAATCACAACCAATCAATTACTCGTTCTGAATGGTGGGATCATCAGCAACTCGACTGTGGGAACTGGTGATGCTGGGACTTTGACAATCCAAGCCAATGACATTCTGATAGATGGTGAAAATAATTTTGCAGTGATCATTGCTAATGCCTCCCTTTTAGATGCCATTAACCGTAGCTTGTTTAAGCTTCCAGACTCTCCCACAGGTAACACAGGTGTGATCAACATAAATACTCAGCAATTAACCCTCCGTAATCGAGGTTTTATCAGCGTTACTCATCAAGGTATTGGTAATGCAGGAGAGTTAAACATCCAAACTGACCGATTATTTTTAAATGCTGGGTCAATTAATGCAACTACAGCATCTGGAAAAGGCGGTAACATCAATCTAGCATCAACAAATACATTTTTAAGTCGTAATGGCAGTCAAATTAATGTCGAAGCAGGTAGTAATGGTGATGGTGGCAACATTAACATCAATGCTCCGGTGATTGTTGGGTTAGAAAACAGCGATATTATTGCTAACGCTTTGAATGGTGATGGTGGCAATATCAACATTACAACTCAAAGCATCTTTGGCTTAAAATTTCGCCCTCAACTCACCTCAGAAAACGATATTACAGCGAGTTCTCAATTTGGTGTTAATGGTACTGTGCAAATTAATAATTTTGGAGTTAACCCCAGTTCTGGTTTAGTGGAATTACCAGAGAATATCACCGACTCCTCGCAACAAATAGCTACAGGATGTGCAGACACCAGTGGTAGTAGTTTTGTGGCTACAGGACGGGGTGGGATTCCGCAAAACCCTAATCAACAAGTGAGGAGCGATGTCTACGACGGGCTACTCCTACGCACCTGGTCTGATATCCGTGACATCTCTGCATATATTGGAAATAGTACATCAGCCCAAATACCCCCATCGACCAAATCTCTGATTTCAGCTACTTCTTGGCATCGTAACACGATCGGCAAAATTGAGTTAATTGCCGATCAATCTCCCATTCAGGTGCAACAACCATTAACCTGTAATGCTGTTCCTAAAAGTTAA